One Streptomyces sp. CG4 genomic window, GAGGAGAAGACGACGGTCGCCCCGGAGGCGGTGTAGCGCTCCAGTACGCCCCGGATGGTCTGCGCGGACACCGGATCGACGCCCTCGAACGGCTCGTCCAGGAAGAGCACCTCGGGGTTGTGCAGCAGCGCGGCGGCGAGCCCGATCTTCTTGCGCATGCCGGTCGAGTAGTCGACGACGAGTTTGTGCTGGGCCCCGGCCAGGTCGAGCACGTCCAGCAGCTGGGTGGCCCGCTTGTCGACCTCGGCCCCCGGCAGCCCGCGCAGCCGCCCCGAGTAGCCGAGCAGCTCCCGCCCCGACAGCCGCTCGAACAGCCGCAGTCCCTCGGGCAGCACCCCGATCCGTGCCTTGACGGCCACCGGATCCCGCCACACGTCGTGCCCGACGACCTCCACGGTGCCCTCGTCGGGCCGCAGCAGCCCGGTGACCATGGAGAGCGTGGTGGTCTTCCCGGCCCCGTTCGGCCCGACCAGTCCTATGAACTTCCCGGCGGGCAGCTCAAGATCGATCCCCCCGACAGCGACTTGCTGCCCGAACCGCTTCCAGAGCCCACGCACGCGTACTGCAGCTTCGGTCATGCATGCACAGTAGGTGAGGCCGAGTTTCCTCAGGGGCGCGGGGCTGTGCCCGATGTGCGGCTGACGCCGCGTGGGCGCACGTCAGCGATCCCGGCCGCACGCGTAGGCAAGCGGCGAGATCAGTTCCTCCGCATCCGGCAGCCACCGATTCGCCGGGGTGGGCCGGCAAGCCCACTGCACGGCCCCACGAGACCCGAACCGAGTCGGCGGAGCGGCCACATACGCCCCCTCGCCCAGCGCCACCAGATCCAGGGACGCGAGCGACCACCCGAGCTTGCGCACCAGATCCGGCACCTTCGCGGACCCGCCCGGCAGCACGAAGAACTGCATACGCCGGTCGGGAGCCAGCGTCACCGGCCCGAGTGTCAGCTCCATCCGCTCCATACGGGCCAGCGCCAGGAACCCGGCGCTCTCCGGGACGGACAGCGCGTCGAAGGTCCGCCCCGTCGGCAGCAGGATCGACGCCGTCGGCTGCTTCTGCCACATCCGGCGCGCGACGGTCGCGCTGCCCGTCGCCTGCGTCGCCCAGTCGGGGCGCGCGGGGTGCGCACCCGGCGCAGGGCAAGAGGCATCGCCGCACGAGCAGCGCTGCATTCCGGCGACCGCTTCCAGCCAGGTGCCCGGGGACACGTCCCAGTGCCGCTCCTCGGCGTAGCGTACGGCCGTCTCCAGCAGCGATTCCCCGCGCTGCTGCGGAATCTGACCGGCAATCTGACTGTTCTGGGCGCCCGCGATCGTCTCTTCCACGCTCCTCTCAACTCCCACGCCCACCTGGAGTTACGGCTGGGGCATGCGCGGGGGTGGAGCATCGATTCCGCAGTCGGGGCGCATGGATGCACGTCCGGGGGCGCGCAGGGGGAAGTACGGGGTGAGGTGGGTAGCCAGGGGAGGGGTTGCATCCGCCGCTACCCCGGCAAACGGCACATGTCGCGCATTGGCGGTATGTCAGCTGGGCAGTGGTCTTCCTGAACTGATCGTCTGCTCCAGGGGATCGCAACGCAGGGGGTAGCACATGGCCGCAAGGCCTCTCGTGGCGAGGCAGCCGAACGAACGGCTGCAGGCACTCATCCAGGAAGCGGGGTGCTCCAACGCCGGGCTGGCCCGGCGGGTCAACATGTGCGGCGCCGAGCACGGGCTCGACCTGCGCTACGACAAGACGTCCGTGGCCCGCTGGCTGCGCGGACAGCAGCCGCGGGGCCGGGCCCCGGCGATCATCGCGGAGGCGCTCGGGCGCAAGCTCGGCCGTACGGTCACGATCGACGAGATCGGCATGGCCAACGGCAAGAACCTCGCCTCGGGGGTCGGTCTCCAGTTCTCGCCGACGGTACTGGGGGCCATCGAGCAGGTCTGCGAGCTGTGGCGCAGTGACGTGGGCCGGCGGGACTTCCTGTCCGGCTCCTCCGTCGCCGCCTCCGCGCTGGTCGAGCCCAGCCGGGACTGGCTGATCTCGGCGCCGGACGCCCAGGTGGCCCGGCAGGCGGGCCCGCGCGTGGGACAGGCCGACGTGGCGGCCGTACGGTCCATGACCCAGGCGTTGACCGAACTGGACCACCAGTTCGGCAGCGGGCATGTCCGCCCCGTGGTCGTGCACTACCTCAACAGCGTGGTCTCCGGGCTGCTCGCGGGCTCGTACCGGGAGACGGTCGGGCGGGAACTGTTCGCCGCGGTCGCCCGGCTGACCGAGCTGGCGGGCTACATGGCCGTGGACACCGGGCAACCGGGGCTGGCCCAGCGCTACTACATCCAGTCGCTGCGGCTCGCCCAGGCCGCCGGGGACCGGGGCTACGGCGGTTACGTCCTCGCCGCGTCCATGAGCCACCTCGCCGCGCAGCTCGGAAACCCCCGCGAGATCGCCCAGTTGGCGCGGGCGGCGCAGGAGGGGGCGCGCGGCCAGGTGACCCCGCGCGTGGACGCGATGTTCCACGCGGCGGAGGCGCGCGGGCACGCCCTGCTCGGCGACGTACGCGCCGCACAGGCGTCCACCGGGCGGGCGGTGGCGGCAATGGAGCAGGCGGACGACTCCTCCGGCGACGACCCGGTGTGGATCCGGCACTTCGACGAGGCCTATCTGGCCGACGAGTTGGCGCACTGCCACCGCGATCTCGGGCAGCCCGAGCAGGCGGCCCGGTACGCCGAGCGGTCGCTGGCCGGGCATCCCGAGACCCGGGCCCGCCGCCGCGCCATCGGCTATGTGCTGCTCGCCACGGCCCAGGTGCAGCAGCGGGAGATCGAACAGGCCTGCAACACCGGTCTGAAGGCGGTGGAGCTGCTGGAGACGCTCCGCTCCAACCGGGGCGCCGAATATCTGGAGGACCTGCAGCAGCGCCTGGAACCCTTCCGGGAGGAGGCGGTGGTAAGGGAGTTCGGGGCGCGCCTCGATCTCCAGCAGGCAGCCTGAACACCGGCCCCGCGGTTGCGTGAACACCAGGCGAACGGCATCCGGAGGCGCGCGGGGGCGCACGAGGGTGCCATACAACAGCGCGCCGCGGGACGGTTTTGTTACCGCTGTCACAGGCAAAAACATCGCGCCCTGAGCTGCCTCGCACCTGGCTCGGGGGACCCGGTAGCGTGAGCCCGATTCACAAGGTCCCCCATTAGTAGGAGTCCCGGTGACGCAGAGTGGACAGGGCGAGGAGGCCGCGGCCCAGCCCGCGCGCGAAGGCATCGTGCTGCCCTCCGACGGAGGCGAGCCCTTGCTGCCGGGCATGACCGGCGCGCCCGCCCCCGCCGCCCCGGCCGGCGGGCAGGCCTGGGGCGGTTCGTGGGGGCCCGAGCAGCAGCCGCCGCAGTCGGGCCAGGGCTGGCCCCCGGCGGCGGCCCAGCAGTGGCAGACTCCGGACGCCCCGGGCGGGCAGCCGTCCGCCGGGAACCCCGGCCCGCTGCCCCCGGAGGGCACCCCGGCGGCCTCGTCGTACGGCCCGGCCCCGTCGTACGACCAGCACGGCACCCAGGGTGCGGTCCAGGACGGCGGCTACGGCGCCGGTCAGCAGCCCGGGTACGGCGCGGCACCCGACCCGTACCAGCAGCACCAGTCGCAGCACGAGCAGCAGCAGTACCCCCAGCCGCCCGGCTCCGCCGCGCCGCTTCCGGCGGCCTCCGCGGCTCCGCCGCCGCAGGCGCTGCCGGGCGCGTATCCGCCTGCCCGCGCCCCGCTGCCCCCGGCGGCCGACGGCGCCGCCCCGTACCTCCCGCCGGTCCCGGCCGCCCCCGCGCCGTCGGCCGCCGAGGGCGCGACGCAGTACATACCGCCCGTACCCGCCGTCCCGGCCGACGAGGGCGCGACCCAGTACATCCCGCCGGTGGCGGCCGGCGCCCTGCCGCCCGAGTCGGCCGGCGAGGAGACGCGCTACCTCGGCCACGCGCCCCGGCAGCAGGCACCGGCGCCCGCGTCGTCCGACGCGGAGGCCACCCAGTACATCCCGCCGTACGCCGCCCAGGCGCAGGGCGGGGACCGGCAGCCGCCGGCCGAGTTCGACAACCTCTTCCGCGGCGGCCCGGCGGGCGGTGACGGCCCGGCCGGATCCACCCAGCAGCTGCCGCGCCTCCAGCAGCCGGACGCCCGCCCCGGCGCCGCGCAGCCGCCGTACGGGCGGCAGCAGCAGCCCGCGTACGGCGCGCCGCAGCCGTCGTACGAGCCCGCCTACGACGACGACCCGCCCCGCGGCAAGTCGCGGGTACCGCTGATCGCCGCCATCGGCGTCGGCATCGTCGTCGTCGGGGTGGGCGCCGGTGTGCTGCTCAGCGACGGCGGCGGCACGGACCAGGGCAATGACGGCAAGACCGTCGCGGCCACGTCCCCGGTCCCCGGGGGCTCCGCCGCGGGCGGCGATGCCGCCCGGGCGCAGGCGGTCGAGCTGGACAAGCTGCTCTCCGACAGCGGCAGCAGCCGCGCCTCCGTGATCAACGCCGTGGCCGGCGTCAAGCAGTGCGAAAACCTCGACGGGGCCGCCTCCGACCTGCGCGCCGCGGCCAGGCAGCGGGGCGACCTGGTCACCCGGCTCGGTCGGCTGTCCGTGGACAAGCTGCCGGACAACGGCGCCCTCACCGCCGCGCTGACCAAGGCATGGCAGGCGTCCGCCGCGGCCGACAACCACTACGCGGCCTGGGCCGACCAGGCCAAGCAGCCCAAGGTCTGTCGCAAGGGCCACGCCCGCAGCACGAAAGAGGCCGAGGCCGGCAACCGGGAGAGCGGGAACGCCAGCGCGCAGAAGGTGAAGGCGGCGGCGCTGTGGAACGCGATCGCCCAGAAGTACGGACTGACCCAGCGCCAGCCCACCCAGCTGTGACGGCAGGCGCCGGCGCCACCGGCCGCCGGACCGGCGCCGGTGCCGGCGTCACTGCACGTCGGCGCCGTCCAATGTGCCGGTCATGTCGCTGATGCCGGTCCGTCCCCCGATGCCGTTGCGGGCCGCGACCAGCTGGCCGTCCTGCACCACCTGGAGGGTGACGTCGGCGTTGACCATCCGCGGGAAGCCGACCGAGGCGAGCTTGCCCTCGTAGGGCCACTGCAGGGTCGGGGTGAGACCGCCGGTGGAGACCCGCAGACCGCCGTCGAGGGTCTTGCGCACACTGTCGGCGGACACGTCGCCGTCGCCGATCTTCTCCAGGGCGGCCTTCAGCACGGTGTAGGCGATCCAGGTGGTCTGCACTCCGGCGTCCGCGGGGTCGATGCGGTTGTCGCCGAAGGCCTCCTCGTTGATCACCTTCTTCATCGCGTCCCAGCGGGCATCGGACGCCGGCGGGTACCAGCCGGTGATGTACGCCCCCTCGTACGGCCCGGACGCGCCGCCCGTGGCGTTGATCACCGTCTGGTCGACATTGCCGAGCACGGTCCCGAGCCGTACGGCGGGGTAGGTCTCGCGGGCCCGGCGGAAGGAGTCCATGAAGGTGTCGGTGCGGTCCCCGAGCGCGGGCACCACACAGCCCTTCTTCAGCGCGCCCTTGGTGGCGCCCGCCAGCGCCTGATTGGACTGGTCGCTGTACTCGGTGGCGTCCTCGGCGGCGAGATGGTCGTCCGCGTTCGCGTGCCCGCCCGCCTTCAGCCCGGAGTCGAGCAGCACCGGCAGCTGGTCGCCGGCGATGCTGTCCGGGCGGACCAGGGAGACGTTGCCGCAGGCGGCGGCGAGGGCCTTGCCGAGTCCGGCCAGCAGGGCGGGCTGGCCGCCGTTGACCGGGTACGACAGCTGGCCGGTGAACTCGGAGTTGGTGACGCCGTAGCCGCCTATGTAGGGGATGCCGGCGCCCTCCAGCGGGGCGAGGTAGGAGTCGCCGAACTGGCTGTAGGAGCCGACGACGGCGACCACCTTCTCGTCGGCCGCGCGCCGGGCGCACTTGGCGGCGGCCACGGCGTCGTTGTGGTCGTTGCAGGTCAGGACCTCAAGCTTGTGGCCGTTGATGCCGCCGTGCGCGTTGATCCACTTGGCGTAGGCGAGGGCCATCGCGGGCATGCCGGGCTTGTTGGTCGAGTTGGTGTCCTCCGGCGCCCAGGTCATGACCTTGACCGAGTCGTCCCCGGAGCCCCCCGTGGCACCGGGGATGACCCCGCATCCGGCGGTGAGCGACGCACAGAGGACCACGGCGCCCGCGGTCAGGGCGGTGGCTCTGCCGGAGCGGGAGGCGGAGTGGAGGAAGGTACTGATCGTGCGTCGCCGGCCGGTCATGCCTCCGCACGATTCCCTCACACCGCGAACCGAGGAGTGACCTCGGGTCAATGAAAGGTGACGCCCGGGTGAATTGCGGGGGTCGGTGAGGCCGGTGTGACGGGGAACGTACGATCGACGACTGTGCAAGGTTCGGAGAACTCTTCCCGTCGCGGCCGTCGCTCCTCCACCATGGGCGGCATGCCTCTAAGCGACATGCCGTGGTGGCGCTGGCGCAGCAATGTGCGCTCGGCGCTGCACATGCTCTCCGACCAGGACTTCCAGCGGAACGTCTGGCTGGCCGGCGTGGACGGGTACGGCGACGTCACCGACGCCGTCTACCGGCTGGTGGAGGACACCTGGCTGGACAACTGGTCCGCGGAGAAGTACGTCGGCACGATCTTCCGCGACTCGCAGGAGGCGGCGCTCGTGGACACCGCCGTGCTGCGGGTGCTGCGGATCATGCACCAGGTCGGCCCCGACGCGCCGGTCGCCGCGTACCTCGAGCACGAGGGGTGGCCGGACGCGGTGCGGGCGGCGCGGGACGCGCACATACGGCTCGCCACGAGTGACGGCGAGGATCCCGGCACACCGCCGCGGAGCCTGGAAGTACTGCAGATCATGACGCGGACGGCGTAGTCCCGCCTTGCGGAACGAGCACCCGCGGCGGCCGCCGCCATGAGAACCTGTAGCGCATGAGCGAGCAGTCCGCGGCCGCCGCACCGGCCGACCAGTACGTCCTCACCCTCTCCTGCCCGGACAAGCAGGGCATCGTGCACGCCGTGTCGAGCTACCTCTTCATGACCGGCTGCAACATCGAGGACAGCCAGCAGTTCGGCGACCACGACACGGGTCTGTTCTTCATGCGCGTCCACTTCTCGGCCGAGGCGCCGGTGACGGTGGAGAAGCTGCGGGCGAGCTTCGCGGCGATCGGTGACTCCTTCCACATGGACTGGCAGCTCAACCGGGCCGACGCGAAGATGCGGATCCTGCTGATGGTCAGCAAGTTCGGGCACTGCCTGAACGACCTGCTGTTCCGGGCCCGGATCGGCGCGCTCCCGGTGGAGATCGTGGGCGTGGTCTCCAACCACACCGACTTCGAGGAGCTGGTGGGCTCCTACAACATCCCCTTCCACCACATCCCGGTGACGAAGGACACGAAGTCGCAGGCCGAGGCCCAGGTGCTGGAGCTCGTCCGTGAGGAGGGCGTCGAGCTGGTCGTCCTCGCCCGCTACATGCAGGTCCTCTCGGACGACCTGTGCAAGCAGCTCAGCGGCCGGATCATCAACATCCACCACTCCTTCCTGCCGAGCTTCAAGGGCGCGAAGCCCTATCACCAGGCGCACGCGCGCGGTGTGAAGCTGATCGGCGCCACGGCCCACTATGTGACGGCCGACCTCGACGAGGGGCCGATCATCGAGCAGGAGGTCGAGCGGGTGGCGCACGACGTGACCCCGGACCAGCTGGTGGCCATCGGGCGCGATGTGGAGTGCCAGGCACTGGCGCGGGCCGTGAAGTGGCATGCGGAGCGGCGCATTCTGCTCAACGGGCGCCGTACGGTCGTTTTCGCCTGACAGCGGTAGCGGCTGCGCACGTAGCGGCTGCGCAGTCGCGGCTGCGCAGTCTCGGCTACTCGGCGATGGTGAAGTAGCGGGCGATGGCCGGGACCAGGTCGGCTTCCGTGATCGTGCCGTCGGTGTCCGCGTCCAGGGACTCGGCCGCGGTGCGAGCGGTGTCCGGCTGGACGTGAAGGGCACGCAGGACGCGGGCCGTGTCGGCGACGCTGATCCGGCCGTCCCCGTCCTCGTCCGCCACCGCCAGTGCCGCGTGCAGGAACGGGCGGGCGATCTCGGCGAAGCGGCCCGGGTTGTCGCGCAGCCGCTTGACCGCGCCGGTGACGAACTCCTCGCGGGTGATGCGCTGGTCGCCGTCCCGGTCCGCGATGCCGGCCATGCCCTGCCAGAACGCCTCCGCGCCGGCGTACAGCGCCTGCCCCTTGTCGGAGCGTGCGGTCACGGTGAACTCGGCGAGGAGCGCCTTGGCCGCCGCGCTGAAGTCCTCGCGGTCGATCCAGCCGTTGCCGTCCTGGTCGAAGGTGGCGAACCGGGCGGCGATCCTGCGCTCGTACTCGGTGCTGACCATATGTGTTCGGACCGCCTTACGTGTGCGTCGTACGGGTGGGGCGTACGTGTGCGTGACTCACCTGGCAGGGAGCGTATGACGCGGGTGGCCGTCGGACGGCGGAAATCCGGCGGTTGTGCCAAGACCGGGGGAATTCTGCGACAACCGTGTGGCCTTGTCGCGAAGAAGCGGGCTCCGGTCGGGCGGCGCTGGGTCGGGCGGTGCGGCTCGGGCGGCGCGGGTCAGGCGGAGAGCGGGCCCGCCTCGTCGGCCGTCGCGGTCTCCAGGTCGGGCCGGACGTCGAAGAGCCGGCGTACGCCGAGCGCGCCGAGGACCCGGTTGACATGCGAGCCGTCGTCGGCACCCCGGTCCGGCAGGATGAGCCGGAGCCGGCCCTGACAGGAGCGGATCAGCCTGCGGGCGGCGACGAGGACACCGACCCCGCTGGAGTCGCAGAAGAACACGTCCGAGAGGTCCACGACGAGGCTGTGGTTCCCCTCGGCGACGACGTCGTGCACACGTTGACGCAATATCGGCGAGGTCATCAGGTCCAGTTCCCCGGACACCCGGAGCACGGCCCACTCGCCCTGTTCGACGCCGGTCACGCTGAATGCC contains:
- the purU gene encoding formyltetrahydrofolate deformylase — translated: MSEQSAAAAPADQYVLTLSCPDKQGIVHAVSSYLFMTGCNIEDSQQFGDHDTGLFFMRVHFSAEAPVTVEKLRASFAAIGDSFHMDWQLNRADAKMRILLMVSKFGHCLNDLLFRARIGALPVEIVGVVSNHTDFEELVGSYNIPFHHIPVTKDTKSQAEAQVLELVREEGVELVVLARYMQVLSDDLCKQLSGRIINIHHSFLPSFKGAKPYHQAHARGVKLIGATAHYVTADLDEGPIIEQEVERVAHDVTPDQLVAIGRDVECQALARAVKWHAERRILLNGRRTVVFA
- a CDS encoding transcriptional regulator, whose protein sequence is MAARPLVARQPNERLQALIQEAGCSNAGLARRVNMCGAEHGLDLRYDKTSVARWLRGQQPRGRAPAIIAEALGRKLGRTVTIDEIGMANGKNLASGVGLQFSPTVLGAIEQVCELWRSDVGRRDFLSGSSVAASALVEPSRDWLISAPDAQVARQAGPRVGQADVAAVRSMTQALTELDHQFGSGHVRPVVVHYLNSVVSGLLAGSYRETVGRELFAAVARLTELAGYMAVDTGQPGLAQRYYIQSLRLAQAAGDRGYGGYVLAASMSHLAAQLGNPREIAQLARAAQEGARGQVTPRVDAMFHAAEARGHALLGDVRAAQASTGRAVAAMEQADDSSGDDPVWIRHFDEAYLADELAHCHRDLGQPEQAARYAERSLAGHPETRARRRAIGYVLLATAQVQQREIEQACNTGLKAVELLETLRSNRGAEYLEDLQQRLEPFREEAVVREFGARLDLQQAA
- a CDS encoding ABC transporter ATP-binding protein produces the protein MTEAAVRVRGLWKRFGQQVAVGGIDLELPAGKFIGLVGPNGAGKTTTLSMVTGLLRPDEGTVEVVGHDVWRDPVAVKARIGVLPEGLRLFERLSGRELLGYSGRLRGLPGAEVDKRATQLLDVLDLAGAQHKLVVDYSTGMRKKIGLAAALLHNPEVLFLDEPFEGVDPVSAQTIRGVLERYTASGATVVFSSHVMELVESLCDWVAVLAAGRIRATGTLAEVRGTHPTLQGAFLELVGASGRDAGSDLDWLGGGAAR
- a CDS encoding EF-hand domain-containing protein, with translation MVSTEYERRIAARFATFDQDGNGWIDREDFSAAAKALLAEFTVTARSDKGQALYAGAEAFWQGMAGIADRDGDQRITREEFVTGAVKRLRDNPGRFAEIARPFLHAALAVADEDGDGRISVADTARVLRALHVQPDTARTAAESLDADTDGTITEADLVPAIARYFTIAE
- a CDS encoding STAS domain-containing protein; the protein is MAVAFSVTGVEQGEWAVLRVSGELDLMTSPILRQRVHDVVAEGNHSLVVDLSDVFFCDSSGVGVLVAARRLIRSCQGRLRLILPDRGADDGSHVNRVLGALGVRRLFDVRPDLETATADEAGPLSA
- a CDS encoding bifunctional DNA primase/polymerase, with product MEETIAGAQNSQIAGQIPQQRGESLLETAVRYAEERHWDVSPGTWLEAVAGMQRCSCGDASCPAPGAHPARPDWATQATGSATVARRMWQKQPTASILLPTGRTFDALSVPESAGFLALARMERMELTLGPVTLAPDRRMQFFVLPGGSAKVPDLVRKLGWSLASLDLVALGEGAYVAAPPTRFGSRGAVQWACRPTPANRWLPDAEELISPLAYACGRDR
- a CDS encoding ABC transporter substrate-binding protein; translation: MTGRRRTISTFLHSASRSGRATALTAGAVVLCASLTAGCGVIPGATGGSGDDSVKVMTWAPEDTNSTNKPGMPAMALAYAKWINAHGGINGHKLEVLTCNDHNDAVAAAKCARRAADEKVVAVVGSYSQFGDSYLAPLEGAGIPYIGGYGVTNSEFTGQLSYPVNGGQPALLAGLGKALAAACGNVSLVRPDSIAGDQLPVLLDSGLKAGGHANADDHLAAEDATEYSDQSNQALAGATKGALKKGCVVPALGDRTDTFMDSFRRARETYPAVRLGTVLGNVDQTVINATGGASGPYEGAYITGWYPPASDARWDAMKKVINEEAFGDNRIDPADAGVQTTWIAYTVLKAALEKIGDGDVSADSVRKTLDGGLRVSTGGLTPTLQWPYEGKLASVGFPRMVNADVTLQVVQDGQLVAARNGIGGRTGISDMTGTLDGADVQ